One region of SAR324 cluster bacterium genomic DNA includes:
- a CDS encoding cupin domain-containing protein, protein MNQPISFQNKLELFSEHWSPKVIAEMNDYQFKLVKIKGKFTWHSHADTDETFIVLEGSMGIQFRDWTVQLSEGEMCVVPRGEEHKPFADEECKVLLVEPRGVVNT, encoded by the coding sequence TTGAACCAACCAATTAGCTTCCAAAACAAGCTGGAACTCTTTTCAGAACACTGGTCCCCGAAAGTCATTGCTGAAATGAATGACTACCAGTTCAAACTGGTGAAGATCAAAGGGAAGTTCACTTGGCACAGTCATGCAGACACCGATGAGACCTTCATTGTGCTGGAAGGCTCAATGGGAATTCAATTCAGAGACTGGACGGTTCAATTGAGTGAGGGAGAGATGTGCGTAGTTCCCCGTGGGGAAGAACACAAGCCCTTCGCTGATGAGGAGTGCAAGGTGTTGTTGGTTGAACCAAGGGGAGTGGTCAATACTTGA
- the umuD gene encoding translesion error-prone DNA polymerase V autoproteolytic subunit has product MNLLPFTFVLPVNSPIADQYQRPLFESMVSAGFPSPAQDYYDGYLNLHQYLIPDPNNVFFVRANGDSMTGAGIFDQDLLIVDRSKKKPNQKVVIASLNGEFTLKRLVQTRESFELQPENSDYPSIPISVDDDFQIWGVVRHVIHKL; this is encoded by the coding sequence CCCAATTGCAGACCAGTACCAGCGTCCATTATTCGAATCGATGGTCTCCGCAGGCTTTCCCAGCCCTGCTCAGGATTACTATGACGGTTATCTCAACCTACATCAGTACCTGATTCCAGATCCCAACAACGTCTTCTTTGTCCGTGCTAATGGAGACTCAATGACTGGTGCTGGAATCTTTGATCAGGATTTACTGATCGTCGACCGCTCCAAGAAAAAGCCCAATCAGAAAGTGGTGATTGCCTCTCTCAATGGAGAGTTCACTCTGAAGCGACTGGTGCAGACTCGAGAGTCTTTTGAGCTGCAGCCAGAAAATTCAGACTATCCGAGCATTCCCATTTCAGTTGATGATGATTTCCAGATCTGGGGTGTCGTGCGCCATGTCATTCATAAGCTCTAG